A section of the Spirosoma pollinicola genome encodes:
- a CDS encoding endonuclease domain-containing protein, whose product MRNGQLNNLKVLTFIRQELRNGATDSEKILWEQLKGSKLAGRKFRRQHSIGLFVLDFYCPSERLAIEVDGGRLKRKFQVQTEAPVRWQGTVFNALEVTVTNVNVRIKPHLAFANTGNIQLAFANTGNIQLAS is encoded by the coding sequence ATGCGCAACGGGCAGTTGAACAATTTGAAAGTATTGACATTTATCCGCCAGGAGCTACGGAACGGCGCAACCGATTCGGAGAAAATTCTTTGGGAGCAGTTAAAAGGTAGTAAACTAGCTGGCCGAAAATTCAGGAGACAGCATAGTATTGGGTTGTTTGTATTGGATTTTTATTGCCCATCTGAACGGCTTGCTATTGAAGTCGATGGAGGCAGGTTAAAAAGAAAGTTTCAGGTTCAGACCGAGGCTCCGGTTCGATGGCAGGGTACCGTATTCAACGCCCTGGAAGTTACCGTTACTAATGTTAACGTCAGGATCAAACCACATCTTGCGTTTGCCAATACCGGGAATATCCAGCTTGCGTTTGCCAATACCGGGAATATCCAGCTAGCTAGCTAG